In Brevibacillus brevis NBRC 100599, a single genomic region encodes these proteins:
- a CDS encoding ABC transporter permease — protein sequence MTFRQFACNNVLRNKRMYAAFFMSSVFSVLIFFVYAMFIFHPEIIGQEIHESVATGMMAAEYVIFLFSFFFLFYCVGAFLKKREKEFGILFIQGMTPLQRNMLIFMENMLIGIVSIAIGIGVGLVLAKLFFQFAGFLLAVKALGFYFPWKAIGLTVVAFLILYAAISLFTVLVLRSRSLLDLLQGSGRPKREPRASLVLSLVAVALLGMSYALALTADGVNVLVLMLPVIALTTVGTYLLFTQLSVIFIDFLKKRRTFYWKRTNLLTLSDLAYRMKDNARMFFLVSIVSTVAFCAIGTLAALAGSIQITVMKINPFAFEYQSKQSDVERAKHLSLIETSLQQGGFSFEKYQVAMRVLPEPINEEKIGVVKLSDYNRLAVASHSPELQMTNGEVFVMLNWIGDSVASKTLQVGNAQLAVKTDTNMTPLIKGLEFERLAVVPNQVYDQLPKAKEEQRFVYEVPRWKETQDLSLKLQDEISHFDENYSFSARAPYYHTMKQMANMALFIGLFVGVLFFVAAASFLYFRLYTDLEYDKRHYGSLSKIGLTDAELTRIVTTQIALLFFVPIVVAIIHSMVAFVSLQSLLKLILVASVFKPTAIVLCSFVVVQGVYFWIIRNRYLFHLKQSMNR from the coding sequence ATGACCTTTCGACAATTCGCGTGTAATAACGTTCTACGAAATAAGCGTATGTACGCTGCATTTTTCATGAGTAGCGTTTTTTCTGTCCTCATTTTTTTCGTCTATGCGATGTTCATTTTTCATCCGGAAATTATCGGGCAGGAGATTCATGAATCCGTAGCCACTGGGATGATGGCGGCTGAGTACGTCATTTTTCTGTTCTCCTTCTTTTTTCTCTTTTATTGTGTCGGTGCTTTCCTGAAAAAGAGGGAGAAGGAGTTCGGCATCCTTTTTATCCAAGGCATGACACCGTTACAGCGGAACATGCTGATTTTTATGGAAAACATGCTGATTGGCATTGTCTCGATTGCCATCGGGATTGGGGTCGGGCTGGTTCTCGCCAAGCTGTTTTTTCAATTCGCGGGATTTTTGCTTGCTGTAAAAGCACTCGGGTTTTACTTCCCGTGGAAAGCGATCGGTTTGACAGTGGTGGCGTTTCTCATCTTATATGCAGCCATTTCGCTATTTACGGTCCTCGTGCTGCGAAGCCGCAGTCTGTTGGATCTGTTGCAAGGAAGCGGTCGTCCTAAGCGCGAGCCGAGGGCATCGCTAGTGCTGTCTCTGGTCGCGGTAGCTTTGCTAGGAATGAGCTATGCCTTAGCCCTCACTGCTGACGGCGTGAATGTGCTCGTGCTGATGCTTCCGGTCATTGCGCTGACGACTGTAGGAACGTACCTGTTGTTTACTCAGCTGAGCGTCATCTTCATCGATTTTCTGAAGAAGCGTCGAACTTTTTATTGGAAACGTACGAATCTCCTGACGCTCTCTGATCTGGCCTATCGAATGAAGGATAATGCCCGGATGTTCTTTTTGGTCAGCATCGTCTCTACCGTTGCTTTTTGTGCGATTGGCACGCTGGCAGCGTTGGCTGGGTCGATTCAGATTACGGTGATGAAAATCAATCCGTTCGCATTTGAATACCAGTCCAAACAAAGTGATGTGGAGAGGGCCAAGCATCTGTCGTTAATTGAAACGAGCTTGCAGCAGGGTGGCTTTTCCTTTGAAAAATATCAAGTAGCAATGCGGGTTTTGCCCGAACCGATTAATGAGGAAAAGATCGGAGTAGTCAAGCTGTCCGACTATAACAGGCTGGCGGTAGCGTCTCACTCGCCTGAGCTGCAAATGACGAATGGCGAGGTGTTCGTCATGCTCAACTGGATTGGCGATTCGGTAGCGAGCAAGACTCTTCAGGTGGGAAATGCACAGCTGGCAGTCAAAACAGACACGAATATGACTCCGTTGATTAAGGGGCTCGAATTTGAGCGTTTGGCTGTCGTGCCGAATCAGGTGTACGACCAGCTTCCAAAAGCGAAGGAAGAACAGCGCTTTGTATACGAGGTGCCAAGATGGAAGGAAACCCAGGATCTTAGTCTCAAGCTTCAGGATGAGATTAGTCATTTCGACGAAAATTATTCGTTTTCAGCTCGTGCACCCTACTACCACACCATGAAACAAATGGCGAACATGGCACTCTTTATCGGGTTATTTGTAGGCGTGTTGTTCTTTGTAGCTGCAGCAAGCTTTCTCTATTTCCGTTTGTATACGGACCTGGAATACGACAAGAGGCATTATGGGTCGCTTTCCAAGATTGGACTCACGGATGCGGAGTTGACGCGAATCGTTACGACCCAGATTGCCCTGTTGTTCTTCGTACCGATTGTGGTGGCCATTATTCACAGCATGGTGGCGTTCGTGTCCCTGCAAAGCTTGTTGAAGCTCATCCTTGTCGCGTCTGTGTTCAAGCCGACTGCGATTGTGTTATGCAGCTTCGTCGTTGTTCAAGGTGTGTATTTCTGGATCATTCGAAACCGTTACTTGTTCCATTTAAAGCAATCAATGAATCGCTAG
- a CDS encoding nucleoside deaminase produces MERETWMGQAVQIAFENVRDKVGGPFGALVVKDGQVVGRGRNEVTTSNDPTAHAEIQAIREACRHLETFQLNDCDLYTSCEPCPMCLGAIYWARPRNVYYACTKEDAAHVGFDDQFIYEQIVLPHEERSIPFQRIDLANKRSPFEAWSQSLDRIEY; encoded by the coding sequence ATGGAACGAGAGACGTGGATGGGGCAAGCTGTACAGATTGCGTTTGAAAATGTACGTGATAAAGTAGGCGGCCCGTTTGGAGCCCTTGTCGTGAAGGATGGGCAAGTAGTTGGACGTGGACGCAATGAAGTGACGACGAGCAATGACCCGACGGCACATGCCGAAATTCAAGCAATTCGGGAAGCGTGTCGTCATCTCGAAACCTTTCAGTTAAACGATTGTGATCTGTATACGAGCTGTGAGCCGTGTCCGATGTGTCTGGGAGCCATCTATTGGGCCAGACCGCGCAATGTTTATTACGCTTGCACGAAAGAAGATGCGGCGCATGTCGGTTTTGACGATCAGTTTATTTATGAGCAGATTGTCCTCCCACATGAAGAGCGAAGCATTCCGTTTCAGAGAATAGATCTTGCGAACAAACGGAGTCCATTTGAAGCATGGTCTCAATCTCTGGACCGTATCGAATATTAA
- a CDS encoding response regulator, with translation MNSILIVDDTAFTRRVLRNIFETLGLHVVAEAASGEEAVRNYCLYKPSLVTMDITMPGMNGLTASRKIMELDKDAKIIICSAVSRNDTVIKAIQAGARDFIAKPLQLERIEWAVQKLLGTGVDDCCGDRQEKQIAEVLA, from the coding sequence ATGAATAGCATTCTGATTGTTGATGATACGGCGTTTACGAGACGTGTGCTGCGCAACATATTTGAGACGTTAGGACTGCATGTGGTTGCGGAAGCTGCTTCGGGAGAGGAGGCTGTTAGAAATTACTGCTTGTACAAACCATCACTCGTTACGATGGACATTACCATGCCTGGCATGAACGGTTTGACTGCTTCACGCAAAATCATGGAGTTGGACAAGGATGCCAAGATCATTATTTGCTCAGCAGTGTCTAGGAACGATACCGTCATCAAGGCGATTCAGGCAGGGGCGCGGGATTTCATTGCGAAGCCACTGCAGCTGGAGCGAATCGAATGGGCTGTCCAAAAATTGCTGGGAACAGGAGTAGATGATTGTTGTGGGGATCGACAGGAGAAACAAATAGCTGAGGTGTTAGCATGA
- a CDS encoding Lrp/AsnC family transcriptional regulator, with protein MEETFRRSLYPDLDDIDYGIIRALQGNARLPFTQIAKDLGVTEKTIRMRVQQLQDEGALSLVGIVNPVKAGFHVQAMIQVAVDAEKLDDVVAALMETVEIRLIVLTSGEYQLFTQVLVTSNEELSQFLLKKLHKIPGISKTNVINELKILKSKYNFIR; from the coding sequence ATGGAGGAAACTTTCCGAAGATCACTTTATCCTGATTTAGATGACATCGACTATGGGATCATTCGAGCCTTGCAAGGAAATGCGCGCTTGCCGTTTACTCAGATTGCAAAGGACCTCGGGGTTACAGAAAAGACGATTCGCATGCGCGTCCAGCAATTGCAGGACGAAGGTGCCCTGAGTCTGGTCGGTATTGTCAATCCGGTCAAGGCAGGGTTTCATGTACAAGCGATGATTCAAGTGGCTGTGGATGCGGAAAAGCTGGACGATGTGGTTGCTGCGTTGATGGAAACCGTAGAGATTAGGCTCATCGTACTCACTTCTGGTGAATATCAGCTTTTCACACAGGTGCTCGTAACAAGTAATGAAGAATTATCGCAATTTTTACTTAAGAAGCTGCACAAGATTCCTGGCATCTCCAAAACGAATGTGATTAACGAATTGAAAATATTGAAGTCCAAGTACAACTTTATCCGCTAG
- a CDS encoding NAD-dependent epimerase/dehydratase family protein: protein MKVLITGGYGFIGSFVAERFYKEGYKVFILDNLSSGNQRNVTFPHKAYELDVADKKCDEVFKSNKFDVVIHLAAQVSVAASMEDPLLDTNTNILGLVNMLKLSSKYGVSKFIFASSAAVYGMNECTPLLEDSGCDPVSVYGINKHIGEMYCRKWTEMYGLQTVAFRLANVYGPRQSAGGEGGVISTFLTQINHGKEIVLHGDGSQTRDFIYVEDVADAIFRSVTTDDTGVMNLSTNQESSINELIDILGANQPLQGISRREKRPGDVDKSVLDNTWAKRRLDWIPMYSLAEGLEKTAQWYQETVAEKEQEQESEAKKAIHWLRSWDARPYLENILAFLLVVFATVGTVNSGVFDLKLIYIVLIGAIYGTKQSLLSVILACGLFIGESLHNGRDVVSLLYDANVLFHIAVYFIIGIAVGYSIDKRNRDVLSKELQKQALEDKYDFLKDIYNDVLMVKQELQQQIVNSEDSFGKIYNITKELDSLEPERVLQKSVKVLERIMKSDEIAIYTMNQNGSFLRLMAKSNKAGFDLPRSLKMSEHAYLTELMTMKKIIVNKELRHDMPLIAAPIFDKGKMVAVVTLQQLGFENFTMYTQNLFQVAVQLISSALSRSLRYLNSTQKDRYLDDTPILIPAYFSAMVKNKRDAKQQLNTDFTLLAVDFAQMDHHTLATYIASSLREADYMGMDEAGNVYIILSNSNEQEARIVIDRLGRLGIASRIVQEKDQDRFSLKDGAYV from the coding sequence ATGAAAGTCTTGATCACAGGTGGTTATGGGTTCATTGGTTCTTTTGTCGCGGAGAGATTTTATAAGGAAGGGTATAAGGTTTTCATCCTCGACAATCTCAGCTCTGGCAATCAAAGGAACGTCACATTTCCGCATAAGGCATACGAGCTGGATGTAGCGGATAAAAAATGTGATGAAGTATTTAAGAGCAACAAGTTCGATGTCGTCATCCATTTAGCTGCCCAAGTAAGTGTTGCTGCCTCCATGGAAGACCCCCTGCTGGATACGAATACGAACATTCTGGGACTTGTGAATATGCTAAAGCTATCGAGCAAATATGGCGTGTCCAAATTTATTTTTGCGTCATCAGCCGCCGTTTACGGCATGAATGAATGTACACCGTTACTCGAAGATTCAGGGTGTGATCCGGTATCTGTTTATGGAATAAACAAGCACATCGGCGAAATGTATTGCCGCAAATGGACAGAAATGTACGGCTTGCAAACGGTAGCCTTTCGCTTGGCAAATGTGTATGGCCCCAGACAAAGTGCAGGAGGGGAAGGCGGCGTTATCTCTACTTTTTTAACCCAGATCAACCATGGGAAAGAAATAGTTCTGCACGGCGATGGTAGCCAAACGAGAGACTTCATTTATGTAGAGGATGTAGCTGATGCCATTTTCCGTTCCGTTACTACGGATGATACGGGTGTGATGAATTTGTCTACGAACCAGGAAAGCAGCATTAATGAGCTGATTGACATTCTCGGGGCTAACCAGCCTCTTCAAGGAATATCACGAAGGGAAAAACGCCCAGGAGACGTAGATAAGTCGGTTTTGGACAATACGTGGGCAAAGCGTAGGCTAGATTGGATCCCGATGTATTCATTGGCGGAGGGGCTGGAAAAAACGGCGCAGTGGTATCAAGAGACCGTCGCAGAGAAGGAACAAGAGCAGGAGAGCGAAGCGAAGAAAGCGATCCATTGGCTCCGTTCATGGGATGCAAGACCGTACTTAGAGAACATTCTTGCGTTTCTTCTGGTGGTTTTCGCGACAGTTGGAACGGTTAATAGCGGTGTCTTTGATCTCAAGCTAATTTACATCGTGTTGATTGGCGCCATTTACGGAACGAAGCAATCCCTCTTGTCGGTTATCCTGGCTTGTGGACTTTTCATCGGAGAAAGCCTGCATAACGGGCGCGATGTCGTATCGCTCTTATATGACGCGAATGTTCTGTTTCATATCGCGGTCTATTTTATTATCGGGATTGCTGTGGGCTATTCGATCGACAAACGCAACAGGGACGTATTGTCCAAGGAGCTGCAAAAGCAAGCACTGGAAGACAAGTATGATTTTTTAAAAGACATTTATAACGATGTTCTGATGGTAAAGCAAGAATTGCAGCAGCAGATCGTAAATTCGGAAGACAGCTTTGGAAAAATCTACAACATCACCAAAGAGTTGGACAGCCTCGAGCCTGAACGCGTATTGCAGAAATCAGTCAAGGTACTGGAAAGAATCATGAAGTCCGATGAGATCGCCATTTATACGATGAATCAAAATGGCTCTTTCTTGCGATTGATGGCCAAATCGAATAAAGCGGGCTTTGATCTGCCACGCTCGCTGAAAATGAGTGAACATGCTTACCTTACTGAATTAATGACAATGAAAAAGATCATCGTGAATAAAGAGCTACGTCACGACATGCCCCTTATAGCAGCTCCTATTTTTGACAAGGGAAAAATGGTTGCGGTGGTCACATTGCAACAACTCGGGTTTGAAAACTTTACGATGTACACCCAAAACCTTTTTCAGGTTGCCGTTCAATTGATCTCATCCGCTTTGTCCCGTTCTCTTCGATACTTAAACTCCACACAAAAGGACCGTTACCTAGACGATACCCCTATCCTGATTCCTGCTTATTTTTCAGCAATGGTGAAGAACAAAAGGGACGCCAAGCAACAGTTAAACACTGACTTTACCCTCTTGGCAGTGGATTTTGCGCAAATGGATCATCATACACTTGCTACCTATATCGCCAGTTCTCTTCGCGAAGCAGATTATATGGGAATGGACGAAGCAGGAAATGTCTATATCATTCTCTCCAATTCCAACGAGCAAGAAGCCCGTATCGTGATTGATAGGCTCGGTAGACTCGGTATTGCATCGAGAATTGTGCAGGAAAAAGATCAGGATCGCTTCTCCTTGAAGGATGGCGCTTATGTTTAA
- a CDS encoding chromate transporter — translation MIYLQLFWAFFISNILGYGGGPPSIPLIQNEVVDHYQWMSVQEFGEVLAVGNALPSPIATKLAGYIGYQVAGVPGAVVALFATVAPTAIAMVLLMGFINLFRSAPQVKAMTQSVRPVVTVLLGTMTYQFLMGAVEGIGWMQTGILTVASYLLLETWKVHPAFVILGAMAYGFVFIRP, via the coding sequence ATGATCTACCTGCAATTATTTTGGGCATTTTTCATCTCCAACATTTTGGGGTACGGGGGAGGACCACCCAGCATCCCTTTGATCCAAAATGAAGTGGTTGACCATTACCAGTGGATGAGTGTGCAGGAATTCGGAGAAGTGCTGGCAGTAGGAAATGCCCTGCCCAGCCCAATCGCGACCAAGCTCGCCGGATACATTGGCTATCAGGTAGCAGGTGTACCGGGTGCAGTCGTCGCTTTATTTGCAACGGTCGCGCCGACAGCGATCGCGATGGTCTTATTGATGGGTTTTATTAACCTATTCCGCAGTGCGCCACAGGTAAAAGCGATGACCCAATCGGTACGGCCAGTCGTTACTGTCTTGCTCGGAACGATGACGTATCAATTCCTAATGGGCGCAGTCGAGGGAATCGGCTGGATGCAAACGGGGATTTTGACAGTGGCATCCTACCTTCTGCTCGAAACATGGAAGGTCCATCCTGCTTTTGTCATCTTGGGAGCGATGGCGTACGGGTTTGTTTTCATTAGACCTTGA
- a CDS encoding gamma-glutamyltransferase family protein, with amino-acid sequence MVDYDAMEYPYASKRVTTFAKNGMVATSQPLAAQAGLDILKKGGNAVDAAIATAACLTVVEPTSNGIGGDAFALVWIKDELHGLNASGPAPQGISIEALKAKGLKEMPTYGWTPVTVPGAPAAWAALSKRFGRLPLTEVLQPAINYAENGYPVSPTLAHNWDVAYRKLSQQCNGEEFAHWFSTFTPDGKVPKAGEIWKSPGHAKTLRQIAETNAESFYRGELADKIDAFSRDCDGYLRKEDLAAYEPEWVKPIGVNYRGYDVWEIPPNGQGMIGLMALNILKGFVFDAKDTTETYHKQIEAMKLAFVDGLKYITEESKMKVSKEALLSEEYAATRRALIGHEALTPEPGQPKTSGTVYLATADGEGNMVSFIQSNYMGFGSGVVVPGTGIAMQNRGHTFSLDPAHDNCLEPGKRTFHTIIPGFLTKDGKAMGPFGVMGGFMQPQGHVQVVMNTIDFHLNPQASLDAPRWQWMEGKTVELERHFPEHLALALERRGHTIKWAQLGNYFGRGQIIWRDENGVLSGGTDMRADSSIAAW; translated from the coding sequence ATGGTTGATTATGACGCAATGGAATACCCATACGCATCGAAGCGTGTGACGACTTTTGCCAAGAACGGTATGGTAGCGACCTCGCAGCCACTAGCGGCACAAGCAGGTCTCGATATTTTGAAAAAGGGCGGAAATGCGGTGGATGCGGCGATTGCAACGGCTGCGTGCCTGACTGTGGTAGAACCGACCTCAAACGGCATCGGGGGTGACGCATTTGCCCTCGTGTGGATCAAAGACGAGCTGCACGGACTGAATGCAAGCGGTCCGGCTCCACAAGGAATCTCCATCGAGGCATTAAAAGCAAAAGGTCTGAAAGAAATGCCGACCTACGGCTGGACCCCTGTCACGGTCCCAGGCGCACCTGCTGCGTGGGCAGCCTTGTCCAAGCGTTTTGGACGTCTTCCGCTTACAGAGGTTTTGCAGCCAGCGATTAACTATGCGGAGAATGGCTATCCGGTATCGCCCACATTGGCGCATAATTGGGATGTAGCATATAGAAAGCTTTCTCAGCAATGCAATGGGGAAGAGTTCGCGCATTGGTTCTCCACCTTTACGCCAGATGGCAAAGTACCAAAAGCGGGCGAAATCTGGAAGTCACCGGGTCATGCGAAGACGCTACGTCAAATCGCGGAAACAAATGCGGAGAGCTTCTACCGTGGAGAGCTGGCAGACAAGATCGACGCGTTCTCGCGTGATTGCGACGGTTATTTGCGCAAAGAAGACCTGGCAGCCTATGAGCCGGAATGGGTGAAGCCGATCGGAGTCAACTACCGCGGCTATGATGTGTGGGAGATCCCGCCAAATGGGCAAGGGATGATCGGCCTGATGGCTCTGAACATTCTGAAAGGTTTTGTTTTTGACGCAAAGGACACAACAGAAACGTATCACAAGCAAATCGAAGCGATGAAGCTGGCATTTGTGGATGGATTGAAATACATCACAGAAGAGAGCAAAATGAAGGTTTCGAAGGAAGCCTTGTTGTCAGAGGAGTACGCTGCTACTCGCCGTGCACTGATTGGTCATGAAGCCTTGACGCCAGAGCCGGGTCAGCCGAAAACGAGCGGTACGGTCTATTTAGCGACTGCTGACGGTGAGGGCAACATGGTTTCCTTTATCCAAAGCAACTACATGGGCTTTGGTTCCGGAGTAGTTGTGCCGGGGACAGGGATCGCCATGCAAAACCGGGGTCATACCTTCTCGCTGGACCCTGCTCATGACAATTGCTTAGAGCCAGGCAAAAGAACATTCCACACCATTATCCCGGGCTTCTTGACGAAGGATGGAAAAGCAATGGGGCCATTCGGCGTAATGGGCGGCTTCATGCAGCCACAAGGACATGTGCAGGTGGTCATGAACACCATCGACTTCCACCTCAATCCGCAAGCTTCGCTCGATGCGCCGCGCTGGCAGTGGATGGAAGGCAAAACGGTGGAGCTGGAGCGTCATTTCCCGGAGCATTTGGCACTAGCTTTGGAGCGCAGGGGTCATACGATCAAGTGGGCGCAGCTCGGCAATTACTTTGGACGAGGTCAAATCATTTGGCGTGATGAAAATGGTGTGCTGAGCGGTGGTACGGATATGCGTGCAGACAGCAGCATTGCTGCTTGGTAA
- a CDS encoding chromate transporter produces MIYWQLFLAFFRIGIFGFGGGPTMVPLFYTECVKKYKWVTDEDFSDNLALGNALPGPIGTKLAAYIGYRVKGWKGALVANIAVVMPIVLVMIGLLQVIYQWKDAPGVYGMIQAIGPVIAVMTGVLTWEFLSKGWKGASSKAGVSLSLALSLVALLFLDWHPGIVVGIALTVSFAYSTWSVRKRKDKDGKEGVA; encoded by the coding sequence ATGATTTACTGGCAATTATTTCTCGCCTTTTTCCGCATCGGAATCTTCGGATTTGGGGGAGGGCCTACGATGGTTCCCCTCTTTTACACCGAATGCGTGAAAAAGTATAAATGGGTGACAGATGAGGATTTTTCCGACAATCTGGCGCTCGGCAACGCTCTTCCAGGGCCCATTGGGACCAAGCTGGCTGCATATATCGGCTATCGGGTAAAAGGCTGGAAGGGTGCATTGGTGGCAAACATCGCAGTTGTGATGCCAATCGTGCTTGTGATGATCGGTTTGCTGCAAGTCATATATCAATGGAAGGATGCTCCGGGTGTATACGGCATGATTCAGGCAATCGGTCCGGTAATCGCAGTTATGACAGGCGTCCTTACGTGGGAATTCCTTTCAAAGGGGTGGAAGGGAGCGTCCAGCAAAGCAGGTGTGAGCCTTTCCCTCGCCCTCTCACTCGTAGCGTTACTCTTCCTTGATTGGCATCCGGGCATCGTCGTAGGGATTGCGCTGACCGTTTCATTTGCTTATTCTACTTGGTCTGTCCGCAAGCGCAAGGACAAGGACGGCAAGGAGGGTGTAGCATGA
- a CDS encoding sensor histidine kinase, protein MKLFLRDQWPFAAFFLVQLILLIMIFALDGYWNESLMIYVMFLSIFFAGAFLVVRYLSHRTIYQRLSKPVESLEELTQTYGNSPLCRAMDDISQEQYRLYKEQLHAYENKQRDHTTFIQQWVHQMKTPISVIHLLLQNEDDPTAESVREEVDRIKRGLETVLYIARLDRFEQDFLIEPVTLRSLVQNVLAENKRLFIRNQVYPEVKVDENWRVESDDKWLAFVLNQLLTNAVRYSAGKSNKVTIRAYERGAHAILEVQDYGIGIPAEDIHRVFKPYFTGENGRKYPESTGMGLYLVKEICGRLHHGVEMESEVGEGTTVRIVLSAIVPTLQESKIAES, encoded by the coding sequence ATGAAGCTGTTCCTTCGTGATCAATGGCCATTCGCAGCGTTTTTTCTCGTCCAATTGATCTTATTAATTATGATTTTTGCGCTGGATGGGTACTGGAATGAATCATTGATGATCTACGTCATGTTTTTATCTATTTTTTTCGCGGGGGCTTTTCTCGTCGTCCGTTATTTGTCTCACCGCACAATCTATCAGCGACTGAGCAAGCCGGTAGAGTCATTAGAGGAGCTGACCCAGACATACGGGAATTCACCGTTGTGCCGCGCGATGGATGACATCAGTCAGGAGCAGTACCGGCTCTACAAAGAACAGCTTCATGCCTATGAAAACAAGCAACGGGACCATACGACGTTTATTCAGCAATGGGTTCATCAGATGAAGACGCCGATTTCGGTTATTCATCTGTTGCTGCAAAATGAAGACGATCCAACAGCTGAGAGCGTTCGTGAAGAAGTGGACCGGATCAAACGTGGACTAGAAACAGTACTGTACATAGCTCGCCTCGACCGATTTGAACAGGACTTCCTGATTGAGCCCGTAACACTGCGTTCCTTGGTGCAAAATGTGTTGGCTGAAAACAAGCGGCTGTTTATTCGCAACCAAGTGTATCCCGAGGTAAAAGTGGATGAAAATTGGCGAGTAGAATCGGACGATAAGTGGCTTGCTTTTGTCCTCAACCAATTGTTGACGAATGCCGTTCGTTATTCAGCAGGAAAAAGCAACAAGGTCACCATTCGTGCGTATGAACGCGGAGCACATGCCATACTGGAAGTGCAGGATTATGGAATCGGGATCCCCGCCGAAGATATTCACCGCGTGTTCAAGCCGTATTTTACGGGAGAAAACGGGCGTAAATACCCTGAGTCCACCGGGATGGGACTGTACTTGGTGAAAGAAATTTGCGGTCGGCTCCATCATGGGGTGGAGATGGAATCAGAAGTGGGCGAGGGGACAACCGTACGTATTGTCTTGTCTGCCATCGTCCCAACCTTACAAGAAAGTAAGATAGCTGAAAGTTAA
- a CDS encoding response regulator: protein MNTILIVDDTAFTRLVLRNMFEKLGIEVVAEADSGEEAVRNYCLYRPSLVIMDITMPGMNGLVASRKIIELDKNAKIIICSAVARRDTVIKAIQAGARDFIAKPLQFERIEWAVQHLLETDSR, encoded by the coding sequence ATGAATACCATTTTAATTGTTGATGATACAGCGTTTACGAGACTCGTGCTGCGTAACATGTTTGAGAAATTAGGTATTGAGGTAGTGGCGGAAGCTGATTCAGGGGAGGAGGCTGTTAGGAATTATTGTTTGTATCGACCGTCACTGGTTATTATGGATATTACGATGCCGGGCATGAACGGTTTGGTTGCTTCCCGAAAAATCATAGAGCTGGATAAGAATGCGAAGATCATCATTTGCTCCGCAGTTGCACGACGCGATACGGTCATCAAAGCGATTCAGGCTGGTGCGCGTGATTTTATCGCAAAGCCCTTACAGTTCGAGAGGATTGAATGGGCTGTTCAGCATTTGTTAGAAACAGATTCTAGGTGA
- a CDS encoding ABC transporter ATP-binding protein yields the protein MEMLAVNSLSKIYGGKVTYRALTDIDFSIRKGEFVGIMGPSGSGKTTLLNMISTIDTPTSGAVLLNGTNPHHLKKDKLALFRRRELGFVFQDFNLLDTLTIGENIVLPLTLDNEKVAVMEEKLQSVAEKLGIQDILEKRTFEVSGGQRQRTAIARAIIHSPSLLLADEPTGNLDSKSSRNVMETLEAINKRDNTTMMMVTHDALAASYCHRVIFIKDGQLHNEMYRGESRQVFFQKIIDSLSFLGGNTYDLSTIRV from the coding sequence ATGGAAATGCTTGCTGTAAATAGCTTAAGTAAAATATACGGGGGCAAGGTAACCTACCGCGCGCTGACCGATATCGATTTTTCGATTCGCAAGGGCGAATTCGTCGGTATTATGGGCCCCTCAGGCAGTGGCAAGACTACGCTATTAAACATGATCTCCACCATTGATACGCCAACCTCTGGTGCGGTTCTTTTGAACGGTACGAATCCGCATCATTTAAAAAAAGATAAACTGGCTCTGTTTCGTCGCCGTGAGCTCGGCTTTGTATTTCAAGATTTTAACCTCTTGGACACGTTGACGATTGGGGAAAATATCGTGTTGCCGCTGACGCTGGACAATGAGAAAGTAGCGGTCATGGAAGAAAAGCTGCAAAGTGTTGCGGAGAAGCTAGGGATTCAGGACATATTGGAAAAGCGGACCTTCGAGGTATCTGGGGGGCAACGTCAACGGACGGCAATTGCTAGGGCGATCATTCATTCCCCGTCGCTTTTGCTCGCTGACGAGCCGACAGGAAATCTTGATTCCAAGTCTTCGCGCAATGTGATGGAGACACTGGAAGCGATCAATAAGAGAGATAATACCACCATGATGATGGTGACGCATGATGCTTTGGCGGCCAGCTATTGCCATCGGGTGATTTTTATTAAAGACGGCCAACTCCATAACGAGATGTATCGGGGTGAGAGTCGACAGGTATTCTTCCAGAAAATTATTGACTCATTGTCGTTTTTGGGAGGGAACACCTATGACCTTTCGACAATTCGCGTGTAA